From Pelotomaculum schinkii, the proteins below share one genomic window:
- a CDS encoding acyl-CoA mutase large subunit family protein, translating into MYTKDELDKIAATKEAWAAKLAATTKKRPEREAKFATDSGFEIDTVYTPNNLAEMDYERDLGLPGEFPYTRGVQPNMYRGRLWTMRQYAGFGSAEETNQRFRYLLEQGQTGLSCAFDLPTQIGYDSDHPLARGEIGKVGVAIDSLADMETLFDQIPLGKVSTSMTINAPAGVLLAMYIACAEKQGFTKAQINGTIQNDVIKEYICRGTYILPPEPSMRLISNIFEYCSKEVPTWNTISISGYHIREAGATAAQEIAFTLADGIAYVDAAIKAGLNVDDFAPRLSFFFNAHLNFLEEVAKFRAARRLWARIMKERFGAKSPKSMSLRFHTQTAGVSLTAQQPMVNIMRTAYEALSAVLGGTQSLHTNSYDEALALPSNESVMIALRTQQIIGYEIGVCDVVDPLGGSYYIESLTNALEEKAMDYIGKIDALGGAVKAIDYMQKEIHNAAYQYQLAIDNKKKTVVGLNRFQMEEKPVEGLLKVDLSVGERQVAKLTKMKAERDQAKVAALLQTVREAAQSDANLMPVFVDAVKEYVTLGEICGVLRDVFGEYKQQIVF; encoded by the coding sequence TTGTATACAAAAGATGAACTCGATAAAATTGCCGCAACAAAAGAAGCCTGGGCGGCAAAACTAGCAGCAACCACAAAAAAACGGCCTGAAAGAGAAGCCAAGTTTGCTACTGACTCGGGGTTTGAAATCGATACCGTTTATACCCCGAATAACCTGGCTGAAATGGATTACGAACGCGACCTGGGATTACCCGGAGAATTTCCATACACCCGGGGCGTTCAGCCCAACATGTATCGCGGCCGTCTCTGGACCATGCGCCAATATGCCGGTTTCGGGTCAGCTGAAGAGACCAACCAGCGCTTCCGTTACCTCCTGGAGCAAGGGCAGACAGGTTTGAGTTGCGCCTTTGACCTGCCTACCCAGATCGGTTACGACTCCGACCACCCGCTGGCACGGGGCGAAATCGGCAAAGTTGGGGTGGCCATCGACTCCTTAGCGGATATGGAAACCCTCTTTGACCAGATCCCGCTGGGCAAGGTCAGCACATCGATGACCATCAACGCCCCGGCAGGCGTTTTGCTGGCCATGTATATCGCATGCGCGGAAAAACAAGGTTTTACCAAAGCGCAAATTAACGGTACCATCCAAAACGACGTCATCAAGGAATATATTTGCCGGGGCACTTATATCCTGCCGCCGGAGCCCTCGATGCGCCTGATTTCCAACATCTTTGAATACTGCTCCAAGGAAGTCCCGACCTGGAACACGATCAGTATCAGCGGCTATCACATCCGTGAAGCCGGCGCAACCGCCGCGCAAGAGATTGCCTTCACCCTGGCGGACGGTATCGCTTACGTCGACGCAGCTATTAAAGCCGGCTTAAATGTCGACGATTTTGCACCGCGCCTTTCCTTCTTCTTCAACGCCCACCTGAACTTCCTGGAGGAAGTGGCCAAGTTCCGGGCGGCTCGCCGCTTGTGGGCAAGGATTATGAAAGAGCGTTTTGGCGCCAAGAGCCCGAAATCAATGTCTCTGCGCTTCCACACGCAGACGGCCGGTGTCAGCCTGACAGCCCAGCAGCCCATGGTAAACATCATGCGGACTGCCTATGAGGCCCTCTCAGCTGTTCTGGGAGGCACCCAGTCCCTGCATACCAACTCCTACGATGAAGCCCTGGCGCTTCCGAGCAACGAGTCGGTTATGATCGCCCTGCGCACCCAGCAAATCATCGGCTACGAAATCGGTGTTTGCGATGTAGTTGACCCACTGGGCGGCTCATACTATATTGAAAGCCTGACCAATGCGCTGGAAGAAAAAGCCATGGATTATATCGGCAAGATCGACGCCCTGGGCGGCGCTGTAAAAGCCATCGATTACATGCAGAAAGAAATCCACAACGCGGCATACCAGTACCAGCTGGCTATTGACAACAAGAAGAAAACCGTTGTCGGCCTCAACAGGTTCCAAATGGAAGAAAAACCGGTCGAGGGCTTGCTGAAAGTCGACCTTTCCGTTGGAGAACGCCAGGTGGCGAAACTTACGAAAATGAAAGCGGAAAGAGACCAGGCCAAGGTCGCAGCCCTCTTGCAAACGGTTAGGGAAGCAGCACAGAGCGACGCCAACCTGATGCCGGTCTTTGTCGATGCGGTTAAAGAATACGTTACTTTGGGCGAGATCTGCGGCGTCCTGAGAGACGTTTTCGGCGAATACAAGCAGCAAATCGTATTCTAG
- the sucC gene encoding ADP-forming succinate--CoA ligase subunit beta: MKMFEYMGKELFAKFGLPVPSGRMITNPEEAAAVAAEIGKPVVIKSQVLSGKRGKAGGIKFADTPEQAVAAAKEIFGMTIQGLPVERLLVEEKLKIDKELYMSITVDGAAKMPVLIASAHGGMDIEEVDEEFIIKQHIDPELGMHPFIARDVVRRMGIPLSGPHGKEIVKIIQTLYRIFKQKDAELVEINPLVFSDDKVIAADSKVTIDDDALFRQKDLPYVEERSATEKAAKDLGLSFVDLDGNIAVMANGAGITMGTLDTLQYYGGAAANFLDCGGGTGREATAEALKLLIAKNPKSMIINIFGGITRCDQVALAFKDIKESVGFPCPVVIRLVGTNQDLGREILAEVGVEAFDFMQDAAKKAVELAAQG, from the coding sequence GTGAAAATGTTTGAGTATATGGGTAAGGAGCTTTTTGCCAAATTCGGCCTTCCAGTCCCGAGCGGCAGAATGATCACCAACCCGGAAGAAGCAGCCGCTGTTGCAGCGGAAATCGGAAAACCAGTAGTTATTAAATCACAGGTTCTGTCAGGTAAAAGGGGTAAAGCCGGGGGAATCAAGTTTGCCGACACTCCTGAGCAGGCTGTGGCAGCCGCAAAGGAAATTTTCGGGATGACCATCCAGGGCCTGCCGGTAGAAAGGCTTTTGGTTGAAGAGAAATTAAAAATAGATAAAGAACTCTATATGTCCATCACTGTAGACGGCGCAGCTAAAATGCCTGTTCTTATCGCCTCTGCGCACGGCGGCATGGATATCGAGGAAGTTGACGAGGAGTTTATCATTAAGCAGCACATTGACCCTGAACTCGGTATGCATCCCTTTATCGCACGTGATGTGGTAAGAAGGATGGGCATACCTTTAAGCGGTCCTCACGGCAAAGAAATCGTCAAGATTATACAGACCCTTTACAGGATATTTAAACAGAAAGACGCCGAACTGGTTGAAATAAACCCGCTGGTATTCAGCGACGATAAAGTAATCGCAGCCGACTCCAAAGTAACCATCGACGACGACGCCCTTTTCCGTCAGAAAGATCTGCCTTACGTTGAAGAGCGCTCCGCTACTGAAAAAGCCGCCAAAGACCTGGGCCTTTCCTTTGTCGACCTGGACGGCAATATCGCTGTTATGGCCAACGGCGCGGGCATTACCATGGGCACGCTGGATACCCTCCAGTATTACGGTGGGGCTGCCGCCAACTTCCTTGACTGTGGCGGCGGAACCGGACGGGAAGCAACAGCGGAGGCGTTGAAACTACTTATCGCCAAGAATCCCAAGTCCATGATCATCAACATTTTCGGTGGCATTACCCGTTGCGATCAAGTTGCTCTCGCATTTAAAGATATTAAGGAATCAGTAGGATTTCCTTGCCCAGTGGTGATCCGGCTGGTCGGCACCAACCAGGATTTGGGCCGGGAAATTCTTGCTGAAGTCGGTGTTGAGGCATTCGATTTCATGCAGGACGCCGCTAAAAAAGCAGTTGAACTTGCCGCCCAGGGCTAG
- a CDS encoding cobalamin B12-binding domain-containing protein has translation MSEKRIRVLVAKPGLDGHDRGAKVIAQALRDAGMEVVYTGLRQTPEQIVSAALQEDVNVVGMSILSGAHGTLFPEVVNLLREKGAGDILVIGGGIIPEDDIPALKEAGVAEVFGPGTPLENVVKYIQEHV, from the coding sequence ATGAGTGAAAAACGCATACGTGTATTGGTAGCCAAGCCTGGCCTTGACGGGCACGACCGTGGCGCCAAGGTTATCGCCCAGGCATTGCGCGACGCCGGGATGGAAGTTGTTTATACCGGATTGCGCCAGACGCCGGAGCAGATTGTCTCGGCAGCGCTGCAGGAAGACGTCAACGTTGTAGGCATGAGCATTCTTTCAGGGGCGCACGGAACCCTGTTCCCTGAGGTAGTAAACCTTCTTAGAGAAAAGGGCGCTGGTGACATCCTGGTTATTGGCGGCGGGATTATTCCCGAAGACGACATCCCGGCATTGAAAGAAGCCGGTGTGGCTGAAGTGTTTGGACCCGGCACACCACTTGAAAACGTGGTTAAGTACATTCAGGAACACGTATAG
- the mce gene encoding methylmalonyl-CoA epimerase, protein MIKKIDHIGIAVKDLAATLAFYEGMLGLKSVETEVVEDQKVKVAFLPTGDSEVELLESTSPDGAIAKFIEKNGEGIQHIAFRVENLEQRLAELKEKGVRLIDQKPRRGAGGANIAFLHPKSTFGVLIELCERD, encoded by the coding sequence ATGATAAAAAAAATAGACCATATCGGGATTGCAGTTAAGGACCTTGCAGCAACGTTAGCATTTTACGAAGGCATGCTTGGCCTTAAATCAGTCGAAACTGAGGTGGTGGAAGATCAAAAGGTGAAGGTAGCCTTTTTACCCACCGGCGACAGTGAGGTCGAGTTACTGGAATCAACGTCCCCCGACGGCGCCATCGCCAAGTTCATCGAAAAGAACGGTGAAGGTATCCAGCACATAGCTTTCCGGGTGGAAAACCTGGAGCAAAGATTGGCTGAACTAAAAGAAAAAGGCGTCCGGCTGATTGATCAGAAACCGAGGCGCGGCGCGGGCGGGGCAAATATAGCGTTCCTGCACCCAAAATCCACCTTCGGTGTCCTTATCGAACTGTGTGAGCGCGACTAG
- the sucD gene encoding succinate--CoA ligase subunit alpha, whose product MAIIIDENTNVLVMGMTGRQGTFHTKQMLDYGTKIVAGTSPGKGGAIVEGIPAYNSVREACANHKIDASVIFVPAAGTKDAALESIEAGIGVVVVVTEGVPVHDEIEMVAYAKRRGTIVLGPNTFGIVSSGKCKMGIPPNKYFVEGPVGVVARSGTLTYEIVGNLTANGLGQTTVVGMGGDRVVGTTFIDVLQMFEKDPLTKAVVLIGEIGGNAEETASEYIKTMSKPVVGYIAGKSAPPGKRMGHAGAIIERGKGTFQGKVEALTAAGAKVATLPFEVPGLIKEMLGM is encoded by the coding sequence TTGGCCATTATCATTGATGAAAATACGAATGTACTAGTCATGGGAATGACCGGCAGGCAAGGTACCTTTCACACCAAGCAAATGCTTGACTATGGCACCAAAATTGTAGCCGGCACCAGCCCTGGGAAAGGCGGAGCTATTGTTGAAGGGATACCGGCATACAACAGCGTCCGTGAAGCCTGTGCAAACCACAAAATTGACGCTTCAGTGATATTTGTTCCCGCTGCTGGAACAAAAGACGCCGCTCTTGAATCCATTGAGGCCGGCATTGGCGTAGTTGTGGTTGTCACCGAAGGAGTTCCGGTACATGATGAGATTGAGATGGTTGCCTATGCCAAGCGCAGAGGGACCATCGTTCTAGGCCCGAATACTTTCGGGATCGTGTCTTCCGGCAAATGTAAAATGGGTATTCCCCCCAACAAATACTTTGTGGAAGGTCCTGTCGGCGTAGTAGCCCGCTCCGGGACCTTGACCTATGAGATCGTAGGCAACCTTACCGCTAACGGGCTTGGCCAGACCACCGTTGTAGGCATGGGCGGCGACCGGGTGGTAGGCACAACTTTTATCGATGTTTTACAAATGTTTGAAAAAGACCCGCTAACCAAGGCAGTCGTACTGATTGGTGAAATCGGCGGCAACGCTGAGGAAACAGCTTCTGAATATATCAAAACGATGAGCAAACCGGTAGTTGGCTACATCGCGGGCAAGAGCGCGCCTCCCGGCAAACGGATGGGACATGCCGGCGCCATCATTGAGCGGGGCAAAGGAACATTCCAGGGCAAGGTGGAGGCTCTAACAGCTGCCGGAGCCAAAGTGGCGACCCTTCCTTTTGAAGTACCTGGTCTGATTAAAGAAATGCTCGGCATGTAA
- a CDS encoding Fe-S-containing hydro-lyase: MTQIRLTTPLTDEDVEKLRIGQRVSLNGTIYTGRDAAHKRLVELIAEGKELPFDPKGQVIYYVGPTPAKPGAVIGSAGPTTSYRMDPYAPKLYELGLKASIGKGRRSEGVINALKQNKSVYFAAVGGAAALISRSIKSCKVIAYPDLGAEAIHELVVEDFPVIVVNDTLGGDLYDEGIKIYAAK; encoded by the coding sequence TTGACCCAAATCAGGTTAACAACTCCGTTAACTGATGAAGATGTTGAAAAACTGAGAATTGGTCAACGGGTTTCCTTAAATGGGACAATCTATACCGGACGTGACGCTGCTCATAAAAGGTTGGTAGAACTGATTGCGGAGGGAAAGGAATTACCTTTTGATCCCAAGGGGCAGGTCATTTATTATGTGGGGCCAACGCCGGCGAAACCGGGAGCTGTTATCGGTTCAGCAGGGCCTACAACCAGTTACAGGATGGATCCCTATGCTCCAAAGCTTTATGAGTTAGGCCTTAAGGCAAGCATCGGCAAAGGACGCCGGTCGGAAGGTGTGATCAACGCTCTGAAGCAAAATAAGAGTGTATATTTTGCTGCGGTTGGCGGAGCAGCTGCCTTAATTTCCAGGAGCATTAAGTCCTGCAAGGTGATCGCTTATCCGGATCTGGGGGCTGAGGCGATCCATGAACTGGTCGTGGAGGATTTCCCAGTTATTGTTGTTAACGATACACTGGGTGGAGACCTCTATGACGAGGGCATCAAAATTTACGCAGCCAAGTAG
- a CDS encoding acyl-CoA carboxylase subunit beta, translated as MSMQDKLDLLNKLRADVEAGGGQKRIDKQHEGGKKTARERINELFDPGSFKEIDVFANTEIEYKKVKNPGEGVVGGYGTIGGRRVYIFAQDFTVVGGSLGRVHAAKICKVLDMAMTVGAPVIGICDSGGARIQEGVDALDGYGQIFFRNTVASGVIPQISVIMGPCAGGAVYSPALTDFIMMVSGTSQMFITGPLVIKATTGEDVSQEALGGASTHNQVSGVAHFLANSEEECLAQIKSLISYLPLNNLEDPPVFPATEPALDKETLLSVIPDDANKGYDVRNLINAVVDAGSLLEVHQFYAINGVVGFARINGQSVGIIANQPRVLAGCLDINVSDKIARQIRFCDCFNIPIITFMDVPGFLPGVQQEYGGIIRHGAKMLYAYSEATVPKITIITRKAYGGAYLAMCAASLRADSTFAWPSAEIAVMGPEGAVNVINRKEIAAAENPVETRKQLVQDYRDRFANPYIASARGFIQDVIDPRETRANIIEALHNLSTKRESRPRKKHGNIPM; from the coding sequence ATGAGTATGCAGGATAAACTGGATCTGCTTAATAAACTAAGGGCAGACGTCGAAGCTGGCGGTGGCCAGAAAAGGATCGACAAGCAGCATGAAGGGGGCAAAAAGACCGCCCGCGAGCGGATCAATGAATTGTTTGACCCGGGCTCCTTTAAAGAAATCGACGTATTTGCCAACACAGAGATTGAATACAAAAAGGTGAAGAACCCCGGTGAAGGTGTTGTCGGCGGCTACGGGACCATCGGCGGCCGCAGGGTTTATATCTTCGCCCAGGACTTTACCGTAGTAGGGGGCTCACTTGGACGCGTTCACGCCGCGAAAATTTGCAAGGTACTCGATATGGCCATGACAGTAGGGGCGCCGGTAATCGGCATCTGTGATTCCGGCGGCGCCAGGATCCAGGAAGGTGTCGACGCTCTTGACGGGTATGGCCAGATCTTCTTCCGCAACACCGTCGCTTCCGGTGTAATCCCCCAGATTTCCGTGATCATGGGACCCTGCGCAGGGGGCGCTGTGTACTCCCCGGCTCTGACCGACTTCATTATGATGGTTTCCGGAACCAGCCAGATGTTTATTACCGGCCCGCTGGTGATCAAAGCAACAACCGGTGAGGATGTAAGCCAGGAGGCCTTGGGCGGAGCCTCCACGCACAACCAGGTTAGCGGTGTGGCGCACTTCCTGGCCAACAGTGAAGAGGAATGCTTAGCCCAAATCAAATCCCTAATCAGTTACCTTCCCTTAAACAACCTGGAAGACCCGCCGGTATTCCCGGCAACTGAACCCGCCTTGGACAAAGAGACTTTGCTTAGCGTTATTCCTGATGACGCAAACAAAGGTTATGATGTCCGCAATCTGATCAATGCCGTGGTGGACGCCGGCTCTTTACTGGAAGTACACCAATTCTATGCAATAAACGGTGTCGTAGGCTTCGCCAGGATCAACGGTCAATCGGTAGGAATTATAGCCAACCAGCCGAGGGTCCTGGCAGGCTGCCTAGACATCAACGTTTCAGACAAAATCGCGCGTCAGATTCGTTTCTGCGACTGCTTCAACATTCCCATTATTACTTTCATGGATGTCCCGGGCTTCCTCCCCGGCGTGCAACAGGAATACGGCGGGATTATCCGGCACGGCGCCAAGATGCTGTACGCCTACTCTGAGGCGACGGTTCCCAAGATCACGATTATTACCCGTAAGGCTTATGGGGGAGCTTATCTGGCCATGTGCGCAGCCTCACTGCGGGCTGACTCCACATTTGCCTGGCCCAGCGCTGAAATTGCCGTGATGGGCCCGGAAGGGGCGGTTAACGTCATTAACCGCAAGGAAATTGCCGCGGCTGAAAACCCGGTTGAAACGCGCAAACAGCTGGTGCAGGATTACCGTGACCGCTTTGCCAACCCCTATATTGCCAGTGCCAGAGGCTTCATTCAGGATGTTATCGACCCGCGTGAAACCAGAGCCAACATTATTGAAGCCCTGCATAACCTGTCAACCAAACGTGAGAGCAGGCCCCGGAAGAAACACGGTAACATTCCCATGTAG